From Glycine soja cultivar W05 chromosome 4, ASM419377v2, whole genome shotgun sequence, the proteins below share one genomic window:
- the LOC114409877 gene encoding elongation factor Tu, chloroplastic-like translates to MAVSSASASSKLILFPHASSSSLISTPFRSSTNTHKLSPLSSSFLHPTTVLRRTPSSTTTTTSPRRPLTVRAARGKFERKKPHVNIGTIGHVDHGKTTLTAALTMALAALGNSAPKKYDEIDAAPEERARGITINTATVEYETENRHYAHVDCPGHADYVKNMITGAAQMDGAILVVSGADGPMPQTKEHILLAKQVGVPNMVVFLNKQDQVDDEELLQLVELEVRDLLTSYEFPGDDTPIVSGSALLALEALMANPAIKRGDNEWVDKIYKLMDEVDDYIPIPQRQTDLPFLLAVEDVFSITGRGTVATGRVERGTVKVGETVDLVGLRETRNTTVTGVEMFQKILDEALAGDNVGLLLRGVQKTDIQRGMVLAKPGTITPHTKFSAIVYVLKKEEGGRHSPFFAGYRPQFYMRTTDVTGKVTAITNDRDEESQMVMPGDRVKMVVELIVPVACEQGMRFAIREGGKTVGAGVIQSIIE, encoded by the exons ATGGCAGTTTCTTCTGCATCAGCTTCCTCCAAACTTATACTATTCCCCCATGCTTCatcttcttcccttatctcCACACCCTTCCGTTCCTCCACCAACACCCACAAACTATCCCCTCTCTCCTCCTCCTTCCTCCACCCCACCACCGTCCTCCGCCGCACCCCCTCCTCCACCACTACCACCACCTCCCCGCGCCGCCCCCTCACCGTCCGCGCCGCCCGCGGCAAGTTCGAGCGCAAGAAGCCCCACGTGAACATCGGCACCATCGGCCACGTGGACCACGGCAAGACCACCCTGACCGCCGCCCTCACCATGGCCCTTGCCGCCCTCGGCAACAGCGCCCCGAAGAAGTACGACGAGATCGACGCCGCCCCGGAGGAACGCGCCCGCGGCATCACCATCAACACCGCCACCGTCGAGTACGAGACCGAGAACCGCCACTACGCCCACGTGGACTGCCCCGGCCACGCCGACTACGTCAAGAACATGATCACCGGCGCCGCCCAGATGGACGGCGCCATCCTTGTCGTCTCCGGCGCCGACGGCCCCATGCCCCAAACCAAAGAACACATCCTCTTAGCCAAGCAAGTCGGTGTCCCCAACATGGTCGTCTTCCTCAACAAGCAAGACCAAGTCGACGACGAAGAGCTTCTCCAACTAGTCGAACTCGAAGTTCGCGACCTTCTTACCTCCTACGAATTCCCCGGTGACGATACCCCCATCGTCTCCGGCTCCGCACTCTTAGCCCTAGAAGCCCTTATGGCGAACCCTGCCATCAAACGCGGCGACAACGAGTGGGTCGACAAAATCTACAAACTCATGGACGAAGTCGACGACTACATTCCCATCCCCCAGCGCCAGACCGACCTCCCATTCCTCCTCGCCGTCGAAGACGTTTTCTCCATCACCGGCCGTGGGACCGTCGCCACCGGCCGCGTCGAGCGTGGCACCGTCAAAGTAGGGGAAACTGTTGACCTTGTAG GATTGAGAGAGACAAGAAACACAACGGTCACAGGTGTGGAAATGTTCCAGAAGATTCTAGACGAAGCCCTCGCCGGGGACAACGTGGGGCTGTTGCTGAGAGGGGTTCAAAAGACGGACATCCAGAGAGGGATGGTGTTGGCGAAGCCTGGCACGATTACGCCGCACACCAAGTTCTCAGCGATTGTGTATGttttgaagaaggaagaaggtGGGAGACATTCACCTTTCTTTGCAGGGTATAGGCCTCAGTTTTACATGAGGACCACCGATGTGACTGGGAAGGTTACGGCTATCACCAACGATAGGGATGAAGAGTCGCAGATGGTGATGCCCGGTGACCGTGTGAAGATGGTGGTGGAGCTCATTGTGCCTGTGGCTTGCGAACAGGGAATGAGGTTTGCTATTAGGGAAGGTGGCAAGACCGTTGGTGCAGGTGTTATCCAATCCATCATTGAGTGA